In Paenibacillus sp. BIC5C1, a genomic segment contains:
- a CDS encoding FadR/GntR family transcriptional regulator translates to MSSTFSFRFEKVSTKKVSEFIREQLEEAIILKELMSEEQLPSERELAEIFNASRITVREALSTLEDKGLIEKRVGAKGGTFVLPLTANSHKRTREEIKRDWEQMLKVFEYRTIIEPEAAFLAAERITAGELELLEAYMEQSIEPHCTREWFRALDVKFHLTIAKASGNPYCEAAVRQIRTKINPALDLMPYDDRIRSVNHGIHMEILEALKAHDSIKSRETMKRHIEFSADAIYARLVSESDDKKGDEN, encoded by the coding sequence ATGTCCAGTACGTTTTCATTTCGTTTTGAAAAAGTATCTACCAAAAAGGTCAGTGAATTTATTAGAGAACAACTGGAGGAAGCCATCATACTAAAAGAATTAATGAGTGAAGAACAGCTTCCTTCTGAACGAGAATTGGCCGAGATTTTTAATGCGAGTCGCATTACGGTACGTGAGGCGTTATCCACGCTGGAAGACAAGGGTCTGATTGAGAAACGCGTGGGAGCTAAGGGTGGAACTTTTGTCTTGCCTTTGACAGCCAATTCTCATAAACGCACAAGAGAAGAAATTAAACGGGATTGGGAACAGATGCTGAAAGTGTTTGAATACCGAACCATTATTGAGCCGGAAGCGGCTTTTCTGGCTGCTGAGCGGATTACTGCAGGCGAGCTTGAGCTGCTGGAAGCTTATATGGAGCAAAGCATTGAACCTCATTGTACAAGGGAATGGTTCCGGGCTCTGGATGTGAAGTTCCATCTAACCATTGCCAAGGCTTCTGGGAATCCTTACTGTGAGGCCGCTGTGAGACAGATCAGAACAAAAATTAATCCGGCATTGGATCTGATGCCATATGATGACCGAATCCGCTCCGTCAATCATGGGATACATATGGAGATTCTTGAAGCACTGAAAGCACATGACAGTATCAAGTCCCGGGAAACAATGAAAAGACATATTGAATTCTCGGCTGATGCGATCTATGCGCGACTGGTATCAGAATCGGATGATAAAAAAGGGGATGAGAACTAA
- a CDS encoding M20 metallopeptidase family protein: MDQSQLYQLAQALQPQLIAWRRDFHRHPEIGYEEFRTSEIVAKHLESLGLEVTRNVGKTGVVGLLRGETEGPTFALRADMDALPIQDQKSAEYSSQVEGKAHLCGHDAHTTILMGAAELLTSLGRPKSGNIKFVFQPAEEGLAGARAMIQDGVLENPKVDAIAGLHMTPGQDTGTVGVSKGVAFASADRLVIRVLGKGGHAARPHEGIDAIAVSAQVITALQNLASRMVDPLEPVVVTIGKITGGYMGTAIAPEVEMIGTVRTLSPAIRERMPALIEQVVSGVCSSFGAGHEVIYGDGYPVVVNDLGMVDLLTETVDGLEWAKGWSSIPPSTGGEDFAFYCEQIPGVFFRLGSGNEEERTRYPLHHPMFDLDEAVMPYGVGMLSAVALEFLARHTTSEGEHGK; encoded by the coding sequence ATGGACCAATCACAACTATATCAACTCGCACAAGCATTGCAGCCCCAACTCATTGCCTGGCGGAGAGATTTTCATCGCCATCCGGAAATCGGCTATGAGGAGTTCAGAACGTCAGAGATCGTAGCCAAACATTTGGAAAGCCTGGGTCTTGAAGTAACGCGCAATGTCGGAAAAACCGGAGTGGTAGGTTTGCTGAGGGGAGAGACTGAGGGCCCCACGTTTGCACTTCGGGCAGATATGGACGCATTGCCTATACAGGATCAGAAGTCGGCTGAGTACAGTTCCCAAGTAGAAGGCAAGGCGCATCTGTGCGGGCACGACGCCCATACAACCATTCTGATGGGAGCGGCTGAGCTGCTAACGAGCCTCGGCCGACCGAAGTCGGGCAACATCAAATTTGTGTTCCAGCCTGCGGAGGAAGGATTGGCAGGTGCACGTGCCATGATTCAGGATGGAGTACTTGAAAATCCGAAGGTGGACGCGATCGCAGGACTGCATATGACTCCAGGACAAGATACGGGTACCGTCGGGGTAAGCAAAGGCGTAGCGTTTGCTTCGGCAGACCGTCTGGTAATTCGGGTACTTGGCAAGGGTGGACATGCTGCGAGGCCGCATGAAGGTATCGATGCCATTGCTGTATCTGCTCAGGTCATCACTGCACTACAGAATCTGGCTAGTCGTATGGTAGACCCGCTGGAGCCTGTTGTGGTAACGATTGGTAAAATCACCGGGGGCTACATGGGAACAGCAATTGCACCGGAGGTTGAGATGATCGGCACGGTTCGAACACTCTCTCCAGCCATTCGTGAACGCATGCCAGCCTTGATTGAACAGGTCGTAAGTGGGGTGTGCAGTTCGTTCGGGGCTGGTCACGAGGTCATCTATGGCGATGGTTACCCCGTAGTGGTTAACGATCTGGGTATGGTTGACCTGCTGACGGAGACCGTTGACGGACTCGAATGGGCGAAGGGATGGAGCAGTATTCCACCATCCACGGGTGGAGAAGATTTCGCATTCTATTGTGAACAGATTCCGGGTGTTTTCTTCCGATTGGGTTCAGGAAACGAGGAAGAGCGAACTCGTTATCCGCTTCACCATCCGATGTTCGATCTGGATGAGGCGGTCATGCCATATGGTGTGGGCATGCTGTCCGCCGTAGCGCTTGAATTTTTGGCAAGACACACAACTTCTGAGGGGGAGCATGGAAAATGA
- a CDS encoding ABC transporter substrate-binding protein has product MKKRQWTGMWITLLAVVLVLSACGGKTTGTDSNSASSESGSSSSASTTLTIAAATDIESFDPHNNNNTSSEAVLVNVFDYLIKNDSEQKKVPGLATTWEQVNDTTWRFKLREGVTFHNGDPFTSADVKYTLERVAKDSTLKQNSYFKNIVEVKVVDEYTVDIITDGPDPLLLNRLSKMGAGILPAKYIKDNGFDKFLKQPVGTGPYKFSKWTKDDRVELVKNENYFDGEPKWNEVVFRVIPEASTRVSELLAGGVDIAASIPSTDIARIEGEADKKIVKAPIQRVLQLIFRQTEGSVTADPKVREAIDLAIDKQGIVDSIAGGAGIVTRTSVTPGNFGADPSLYQTSLYDQEKAKQLLQEAGYAEGEAEMTISVSSQYKEPAEVVAAMLEQVGFKINLDVLEPSAFSERYSSKSFKEIFMIGIGNSLFDASNNYNRYMLDEAKGESDYNNPEVEKLLQSALVNMDPASREKEYQQVQQILAEDRPAVYLYQMEGVYGTDSRVNFEPRSDEMFYADEITPAQ; this is encoded by the coding sequence ATGAAAAAAAGACAATGGACTGGCATGTGGATCACATTATTGGCTGTAGTACTGGTGCTGAGCGCTTGCGGTGGCAAGACCACTGGCACGGATAGCAATTCAGCATCAAGTGAATCTGGCAGTAGTTCTTCTGCCAGCACTACGCTTACCATCGCAGCTGCTACGGATATTGAGAGCTTTGACCCGCACAACAACAATAATACATCCAGTGAAGCGGTGCTGGTCAACGTATTTGATTATCTAATCAAAAATGATAGTGAACAGAAGAAGGTTCCAGGTCTCGCAACTACATGGGAGCAAGTGAATGACACCACATGGCGCTTCAAGCTGCGTGAAGGAGTGACCTTCCATAACGGTGATCCATTCACCTCAGCAGATGTGAAGTATACACTGGAGCGCGTAGCCAAAGACAGCACTCTGAAACAAAACAGCTACTTCAAAAACATTGTAGAAGTGAAAGTGGTCGATGAATATACGGTAGATATTATTACCGACGGACCAGATCCGTTGCTGCTTAATCGTCTGTCCAAGATGGGGGCTGGCATTCTGCCTGCCAAATATATTAAGGATAATGGGTTTGATAAATTCCTGAAACAACCTGTTGGCACAGGTCCATATAAGTTTAGTAAATGGACAAAAGATGATCGCGTCGAACTTGTGAAAAATGAAAATTACTTCGATGGTGAACCGAAATGGAATGAGGTTGTATTCCGTGTCATCCCCGAAGCTTCCACACGTGTATCTGAACTGCTGGCAGGTGGTGTTGATATCGCAGCTTCCATTCCGTCGACAGATATTGCCCGCATTGAAGGAGAAGCAGACAAGAAGATTGTCAAAGCGCCGATTCAGCGTGTACTTCAGTTGATTTTCCGCCAAACAGAGGGCAGTGTCACAGCTGATCCGAAGGTTCGGGAGGCTATTGATCTGGCAATCGACAAGCAGGGCATTGTAGACAGCATTGCCGGAGGTGCAGGTATTGTGACTCGCACATCCGTAACACCTGGTAACTTTGGGGCAGATCCTTCGTTGTACCAAACATCACTTTATGATCAAGAGAAGGCGAAGCAGCTGTTACAGGAAGCAGGTTATGCAGAAGGTGAAGCGGAGATGACCATCTCGGTATCCTCACAGTACAAAGAGCCTGCCGAAGTTGTGGCAGCGATGCTGGAGCAAGTGGGCTTCAAAATTAATCTGGACGTGCTTGAACCAAGTGCTTTCAGTGAACGTTACAGTTCCAAATCATTCAAGGAAATCTTCATGATTGGAATTGGTAATTCCCTCTTTGATGCTTCAAATAACTACAATCGGTACATGTTGGACGAGGCCAAAGGAGAGTCGGATTATAACAATCCGGAAGTGGAGAAATTGCTTCAGTCCGCACTGGTTAACATGGACCCGGCATCCAGGGAGAAAGAGTACCAGCAAGTACAGCAAATTCTTGCTGAAGATCGCCCAGCTGTGTATTTGTACCAGATGGAAGGGGTATATGGTACCGATAGCCGTGTGAACTTCGAGCCGCGCAGCGATGAAATGTTCTATGCTGACGAGATTACACCTGCACAGTAA
- a CDS encoding ABC transporter permease, whose product MGKYVLKSLLQVIPVLFIVSLIVFILVRVTGDPVALMLPETATAEDRAVLTQALGLDQPLYTQYMKFLGSALQGDFGQSFRYGEPALQLVLERLPASFELAVAAMFFAIVMAVPLGVASAVKRNTFTDLIISGISVIGKAMPNFWMGIMLILLFSVMWGVLPVSGRGGVSHLILPAFTLGVGLAAQMTRLIRSSMLEILSQDYIRTARSKGLGRMVVIGKHAFRNGLIPVVTIMSLQFTSLIGGTLITETVFSWPGLGQLLVVAVNTHDMAIVQAAVFVIAFIVVVTNILTDVAYRLLDPRIKYD is encoded by the coding sequence ATGGGCAAATATGTACTTAAGTCACTACTGCAGGTTATTCCGGTCCTGTTCATTGTTTCACTAATCGTATTTATATTAGTCCGCGTCACGGGTGACCCGGTTGCTCTGATGCTGCCCGAAACAGCAACTGCTGAAGACCGCGCTGTATTAACGCAGGCACTCGGATTGGACCAGCCGTTATACACACAGTATATGAAGTTCCTTGGCAGCGCTTTGCAGGGAGACTTTGGTCAATCCTTCCGTTATGGAGAACCTGCTTTACAGCTTGTACTGGAACGATTACCGGCCAGCTTTGAACTGGCTGTTGCAGCGATGTTTTTTGCCATTGTTATGGCTGTACCGCTTGGAGTTGCCTCAGCAGTCAAACGTAATACGTTTACCGATCTGATCATCTCCGGGATATCGGTCATTGGTAAAGCTATGCCGAACTTTTGGATGGGCATCATGCTCATTTTGTTATTTTCCGTGATGTGGGGAGTTTTGCCTGTATCTGGCCGCGGCGGAGTATCACATCTGATATTGCCTGCCTTTACATTAGGGGTCGGGCTTGCTGCTCAGATGACTCGTCTGATTCGCTCTAGCATGCTGGAAATTCTGAGTCAGGATTACATCCGTACAGCACGAAGCAAGGGGCTTGGAAGGATGGTCGTGATTGGCAAACATGCGTTTCGTAACGGATTGATTCCGGTCGTAACGATTATGAGTTTGCAGTTTACAAGCTTGATTGGTGGGACATTGATTACGGAGACGGTATTCTCCTGGCCCGGGCTGGGTCAGTTGCTGGTTGTTGCAGTCAACACCCATGACATGGCGATTGTACAGGCAGCTGTTTTTGTTATTGCGTTTATCGTGGTTGTAACGAATATTCTGACGGACGTGGCCTACCGACTGCTTGATCCACGCATTAAATACGATTAG
- a CDS encoding ABC transporter permease, translating to MPGAQEHENVRTPTGLRYIWKQLIVSKTGIFGAVLVLLVVLIAIWAPLLTSHDPGAVNPINRLKPPAWLNGGTAEYWLGTDNLGRDMWSRIVYGARVSLIVGMGAVIVSGIIGAILGLLSGFYGKWLDAVIMRVGDAFMAIPTILFMLVVMAIVGPGITTLILVIGVTNWVPFTRVVRSEVLSIKERDFVHAARSIGAKNGRLILKHILPNILSSFIVICGMNVGTTIIMEASLSFLGLGIKPPDISWGGMLSDGRQYVATSWWVATFPGLAITLTVLGVIFLGDWLRDVLDPRTDTNKK from the coding sequence ATGCCGGGTGCACAGGAACATGAGAATGTACGTACACCAACAGGACTTCGCTATATCTGGAAACAACTGATCGTCAGCAAGACCGGAATATTTGGTGCTGTGCTCGTTTTGTTGGTTGTGTTAATCGCCATATGGGCACCTCTGTTAACGAGTCATGACCCTGGTGCAGTGAATCCCATCAATCGTCTTAAACCGCCAGCTTGGCTTAATGGGGGAACGGCTGAATACTGGCTGGGTACGGATAATCTGGGCAGGGACATGTGGAGCCGAATCGTATATGGTGCGCGTGTTTCATTAATCGTAGGAATGGGAGCAGTCATCGTGTCCGGAATCATCGGTGCCATTCTTGGTCTCTTGTCCGGATTTTACGGAAAATGGCTGGATGCAGTTATTATGCGCGTGGGTGATGCATTCATGGCCATCCCTACCATTCTGTTTATGCTCGTTGTGATGGCTATTGTGGGGCCTGGGATTACGACACTGATATTGGTTATCGGTGTGACGAACTGGGTTCCTTTCACCCGTGTGGTCCGCAGTGAAGTGTTAAGTATCAAGGAACGGGACTTTGTTCACGCTGCAAGATCGATCGGTGCCAAGAATGGGAGATTGATTCTAAAACACATTCTGCCGAATATCTTATCTTCCTTTATCGTGATCTGCGGTATGAATGTTGGGACCACGATCATAATGGAAGCTTCGCTCAGTTTCCTGGGCCTGGGCATTAAGCCACCTGACATTTCCTGGGGAGGTATGCTCAGTGATGGAAGACAATATGTAGCAACAAGCTGGTGGGTGGCAACTTTCCCTGGATTGGCAATTACCCTGACGGTTCTAGGTGTCATTTTCCTGGGAGATTGGCTGCGCGATGTACTTGATCCACGTACGGATACAAACAAGAAATAA
- a CDS encoding S9 family peptidase, with protein MNKRPILPEDLYHYRWISQPVINQDGQVAYVEQTIDQQKNEYITQIRGVSLDGSRDKPLTDGVKDSSPSWSPDGTQLAFLRLESGGKGLWTLVSGDTKAINLISPERKLLQFVWSPDGQYIAFTSKVVEGKEEAMVDKESKTEEPPRVIPLRGKVFERTTPKAEGSGWWDGLNSHLFVYEIGSGNITQVTTGSWNVTAPVWSPDGQAISFISKQVQDEGADADLLYFADVHTVKLASGEQYRVTNSSLQVSQFAYSPDGEQLVLIASDREYGSGSHNRLYEVPSSGGIPKQLAPDVDMQLGNAALGDMKSASPSPSPLMDDHHAQLTAYILGTRGGNVDVYQFTEDGHCQSVTGSGEKDVYQYTLSPDGKTLVIGTLTEDHPGELYRVDINSGVMFRLTRRNDEFLAGLEVNVPERVEFTSSDGWPIQGWLVKPALQKSDTKVPMILQIHGGPHAMYTGIFSHEMQTLAAQGYAVLWVNPRGSMGYGQEFARACRGDFAGGDCRDLLEAVDYALATYDFLDETRLGIGGGSYGGVMTNWIVAHTHRFKAAVTQRCISNWLSLYGTSDIGISYVEGVIGGNPAEHPDMLWSRSPLAHAHKIETPLLIMHGEQDYRTPIGQAEELYTTLKRFGKTTKLIRYPGSNHTLLKSGKPSLRVDSFEQVNAWFNQYLRDGEGGV; from the coding sequence ATGAATAAAAGACCGATCTTGCCAGAGGACTTATATCATTACCGCTGGATTAGCCAGCCTGTAATCAATCAGGATGGTCAGGTGGCGTATGTTGAACAGACGATTGATCAGCAGAAAAATGAATATATTACGCAAATTCGTGGCGTTTCACTTGATGGCAGTAGGGACAAGCCGCTTACTGACGGAGTAAAGGATTCATCTCCTTCCTGGTCACCAGATGGAACACAGCTCGCTTTTTTACGATTGGAAAGTGGGGGTAAAGGGTTGTGGACCCTTGTCTCAGGTGATACAAAGGCTATAAATCTCATCTCGCCTGAGCGCAAGCTTTTACAATTTGTCTGGTCTCCGGATGGGCAATATATTGCATTTACAAGTAAAGTTGTGGAAGGCAAAGAAGAAGCGATGGTAGACAAAGAATCAAAGACAGAAGAACCACCTAGGGTAATTCCCCTGCGCGGCAAGGTGTTTGAACGTACGACACCCAAGGCGGAAGGCTCCGGCTGGTGGGATGGTCTGAATAGCCATCTGTTTGTATATGAGATTGGAAGTGGAAACATCACACAGGTCACAACCGGATCATGGAATGTTACTGCTCCGGTCTGGTCGCCAGACGGTCAGGCTATTTCCTTCATTTCCAAGCAGGTACAGGATGAGGGGGCGGATGCGGATCTGTTGTACTTTGCAGATGTACATACCGTGAAGCTGGCAAGCGGCGAGCAGTATAGAGTAACGAATTCCAGTCTTCAGGTGAGCCAGTTCGCCTATTCACCCGACGGAGAGCAGCTGGTTCTGATCGCCAGCGACCGAGAGTATGGCAGTGGAAGTCACAATAGACTATATGAAGTGCCGAGTAGTGGAGGTATTCCAAAGCAGCTGGCACCTGATGTCGATATGCAGTTGGGGAACGCAGCACTTGGGGACATGAAATCGGCAAGTCCATCCCCGTCGCCACTGATGGATGACCATCATGCGCAACTTACGGCATATATATTGGGTACCCGGGGTGGAAATGTGGACGTGTATCAATTCACCGAGGATGGGCATTGTCAATCCGTTACGGGAAGCGGGGAGAAGGATGTATATCAATATACCCTGTCACCTGATGGTAAGACGCTGGTCATTGGTACATTGACTGAGGATCACCCTGGAGAACTGTACCGTGTGGATATTAACAGTGGTGTTATGTTCAGACTCACCCGGCGCAACGATGAATTTTTGGCAGGTTTGGAAGTCAATGTACCTGAACGTGTCGAGTTTACTTCGTCAGACGGATGGCCTATCCAGGGTTGGTTAGTGAAGCCGGCTCTGCAGAAATCGGATACGAAAGTGCCGATGATCTTACAGATTCACGGTGGACCGCATGCCATGTATACAGGCATCTTCAGCCACGAAATGCAGACACTTGCTGCACAGGGGTATGCCGTCCTATGGGTGAATCCCCGAGGAAGTATGGGGTACGGGCAGGAATTCGCCAGAGCTTGCCGCGGAGATTTTGCCGGGGGAGACTGTCGAGATCTGCTTGAGGCGGTGGACTATGCACTGGCAACATATGATTTTCTGGATGAAACACGTCTTGGTATAGGTGGGGGCAGTTACGGAGGTGTCATGACCAACTGGATCGTTGCTCATACCCATCGGTTTAAGGCGGCAGTAACGCAGCGCTGTATATCCAATTGGTTGTCCTTATATGGAACAAGTGATATTGGAATCTCTTATGTGGAGGGCGTAATAGGCGGCAATCCGGCAGAACATCCAGATATGTTATGGTCTCGTTCTCCCCTTGCTCATGCGCACAAGATTGAAACACCACTTCTGATTATGCATGGAGAGCAAGATTATCGTACACCGATCGGACAAGCGGAGGAGTTATATACGACGTTAAAACGATTTGGAAAAACGACTAAACTGATTCGATATCCAGGCTCCAATCATACTTTGCTCAAAAGCGGAAAACCCTCGCTGCGCGTGGATAGCTTTGAACAGGTAAATGCCTGGTTTAATCAATACCTCAGAGATGGAGAGGGTGGAGTATGA
- a CDS encoding pentapeptide repeat-containing protein, which produces MYQYKDQEYEGVHFEGRDLRYGELISCVFKQCTFMNASMEEIETSNCRFIECDFKGASMNGSIHRESAFENCLFGGANLFASKFTSCKMTGSDFSGAQMDGITLSQGDWSYTNLRHTRLGKQDLRGIRFFEADFTDTDFTKADLRDCDLTRVVLSRAKLQGADLRGANLEGIDLKSLDIKGVRLDREQAVLFVRSYGAKVD; this is translated from the coding sequence ATGTATCAATATAAGGATCAGGAGTATGAAGGTGTGCATTTTGAAGGACGTGACTTGCGTTATGGAGAACTAATCAGCTGTGTTTTCAAACAGTGTACCTTTATGAACGCTTCGATGGAAGAAATCGAGACAAGCAACTGCCGTTTTATCGAGTGTGACTTTAAAGGTGCTTCCATGAATGGCTCCATCCATAGAGAATCGGCGTTTGAAAACTGTTTATTTGGCGGTGCTAATCTTTTTGCTTCCAAATTCACTTCCTGCAAGATGACTGGATCGGACTTTTCAGGTGCACAAATGGATGGTATTACTCTAAGTCAGGGTGATTGGTCTTATACGAATCTGAGACATACCCGATTGGGCAAACAGGATTTGCGAGGAATTCGTTTCTTTGAAGCTGACTTTACGGATACGGATTTTACGAAAGCAGATCTGAGAGACTGTGATCTCACAAGAGTAGTTTTAAGCAGAGCCAAGCTGCAAGGGGCCGACCTTAGAGGCGCTAACCTGGAAGGAATCGATCTGAAATCATTGGATATTAAAGGTGTGCGTTTGGATCGCGAACAAGCGGTTCTATTTGTACGCTCTTATGGTGCGAAAGTAGATTAA
- a CDS encoding GNAT family N-acetyltransferase yields the protein MNLNLKNLAETNKTEIDLIQGGYFLEFIKTYDMDLNEEWSTNLQELLIASFPEVYPKDRLFFQQIPHCRILAFTSDNQLIGHVGLDYRMMNLNGKAIRVLGIIDLCVSTAHRSQGIGSLLLAEVEKLSKGHIDFVLLFADHEGLYSKNGYKTVNNTCKWLKIEHETLTTIGVGIQKVEGLMVREVGAMPWSEGELDFLGYLY from the coding sequence TTGAACTTGAATTTGAAAAACTTAGCTGAGACAAATAAAACAGAAATCGATTTAATCCAGGGGGGGTATTTTTTGGAATTCATTAAAACCTATGATATGGATTTGAACGAAGAATGGTCAACGAATCTTCAGGAATTGCTTATTGCCAGTTTCCCAGAGGTTTATCCGAAAGACCGATTGTTTTTCCAGCAAATTCCACATTGCAGAATATTAGCATTCACTTCGGATAATCAACTGATTGGGCATGTAGGATTAGATTACAGAATGATGAATTTGAATGGAAAAGCAATAAGAGTCCTGGGTATCATTGATCTGTGTGTTTCCACTGCACATCGCTCTCAAGGGATCGGTTCCTTGCTGCTAGCGGAAGTGGAGAAGCTGTCCAAAGGGCATATTGATTTTGTGCTATTATTTGCTGATCATGAAGGCTTATATAGTAAAAATGGATACAAAACGGTTAACAACACTTGTAAGTGGTTGAAAATTGAGCATGAAACCTTAACAACAATTGGAGTTGGAATTCAGAAGGTTGAGGGGTTAATGGTTAGAGAAGTCGGAGCCATGCCATGGAGTGAAGGAGAACTCGATTTTTTAGGTTATCTGTACTGA
- a CDS encoding NAD-dependent malic enzyme: MNSFFVDSDGNLKTSLKGKDVLSNPMLNKGTAFNEEERRELNLNGILPPMVLNIEEQVSRVYQQLQNESDNLRKSIMLSDLFNRNIVLFYRLMKDHLSEMLPIVYTPTVGQAIQEYSHQYHRPGGLYLSIDDMDGLEEAFRNSGLHAGDVDLIVVTDSESILGIGDWGVGGIKIAIGKLAVYTAAVGVDPSRVLPVVLDVGTNNPKLLNDPLYVGNRHERIRGEKYEQFIEAFVKETTKWFPDVLLHWEDLGSVNARNIIQKYGEELLTFNDDIQGTGAVTLAAIMSGVQVTGVPLREHRVLVFGPGAAGIGNADQIRDAMMEEGLEQEEAESRFWAFDYRGILTDETEGLFEFQKPYVRKAAEVKDWVLNEQGQVSLLEAVKQIKPTILIGTSGVPGAFNEQVIKEMVKHVERPIIMPMSNPTSLAEAAPRSLIEWTDGKALIATGSPFEPVMFNDTLYEIGQSNNAFVFPGLGLGAIVAKASKFTKNMFTAAAVAVANSVDSSAPGAPLLPRVKELHAVSYKVAVAVAKAAVEDGVARVELKDVEEAVKAAMWHPVYKPLYAAV, encoded by the coding sequence ATGAACTCATTTTTTGTAGATTCTGATGGAAACTTGAAAACCTCTTTGAAAGGTAAGGATGTTCTGTCCAATCCTATGTTGAACAAGGGTACTGCCTTTAACGAAGAAGAAAGAAGAGAGCTTAACCTGAATGGCATCCTGCCACCGATGGTTTTAAATATTGAAGAACAAGTGAGTCGGGTATATCAGCAATTGCAAAATGAATCGGATAATTTGCGGAAAAGCATCATGCTTAGTGATTTGTTCAACCGAAATATTGTACTATTTTACCGACTAATGAAGGATCATCTTAGTGAAATGCTGCCGATTGTGTATACACCTACGGTCGGACAAGCTATCCAGGAATATAGCCATCAGTACCACAGACCAGGTGGTCTATATTTATCCATTGATGATATGGATGGGCTGGAGGAAGCTTTCCGCAACAGTGGATTACATGCTGGAGATGTGGATTTGATTGTGGTGACCGACTCGGAAAGTATTCTGGGTATCGGAGACTGGGGCGTTGGCGGCATTAAAATTGCAATTGGTAAACTCGCGGTTTATACAGCAGCCGTAGGCGTTGATCCAAGCCGTGTATTGCCTGTTGTGCTGGACGTGGGAACCAATAATCCCAAACTGCTTAATGATCCATTGTATGTAGGTAATCGCCATGAACGTATTCGCGGGGAAAAATATGAGCAATTTATCGAAGCCTTTGTGAAAGAAACAACAAAGTGGTTCCCGGATGTGCTTCTGCACTGGGAAGACCTGGGCAGCGTGAATGCCAGAAATATTATTCAGAAATATGGGGAAGAACTGCTTACGTTTAATGATGATATACAGGGGACGGGTGCGGTAACACTTGCGGCGATTATGTCCGGGGTTCAAGTGACGGGTGTACCTCTTCGTGAGCATCGTGTTCTTGTATTTGGTCCAGGGGCCGCTGGTATTGGCAACGCGGATCAGATTCGTGACGCCATGATGGAAGAAGGGCTTGAGCAGGAGGAAGCGGAGAGCCGCTTCTGGGCATTCGATTACCGCGGAATCCTTACCGATGAGACGGAAGGTCTATTTGAATTCCAGAAACCATATGTACGTAAAGCTGCCGAAGTGAAAGATTGGGTATTGAATGAGCAGGGGCAGGTCAGTTTGCTGGAAGCTGTGAAACAGATTAAACCAACGATTCTGATCGGGACGTCCGGTGTGCCAGGTGCCTTTAATGAACAAGTTATCAAAGAAATGGTGAAGCATGTGGAACGTCCAATCATTATGCCCATGTCCAACCCAACCTCGCTTGCCGAGGCAGCACCAAGAAGCTTAATTGAATGGACGGATGGCAAAGCACTCATTGCAACAGGCAGTCCATTTGAACCGGTCATGTTTAATGACACGTTGTATGAAATTGGTCAATCCAATAATGCTTTTGTGTTCCCTGGTTTGGGTCTGGGAGCGATTGTAGCGAAAGCATCTAAATTCACCAAAAACATGTTCACCGCAGCTGCAGTGGCCGTAGCTAATTCAGTAGACTCCTCTGCCCCAGGTGCTCCACTTCTGCCCAGAGTGAAAGAACTGCATGCTGTTTCGTACAAAGTTGCAGTGGCGGTCGCCAAGGCGGCAGTGGAAGATGGCGTTGCGCGTGTAGAGCTGAAAGACGTTGAAGAGGCTGTAAAAGCTGCCATGTGGCATCCGGTGTACAAACCGCTGTATGCGGCTGTTTAA